One Dioscorea cayenensis subsp. rotundata cultivar TDr96_F1 chromosome 17, TDr96_F1_v2_PseudoChromosome.rev07_lg8_w22 25.fasta, whole genome shotgun sequence DNA window includes the following coding sequences:
- the LOC120281391 gene encoding B-cell receptor-associated protein 31-like: MIQLLFTLLASEVAVVFLLLFKTPFRKLAVLGLDRVKRGRGPVMAKTVAGTIFIVLGSSVYSMSKIRERSSEIGSLTPTDQVLMSRHLLEASLMGYSLFLALIIDRLHHYIRELRGLRKNVEAVTKQNRALEEAKNGSSEESKAKEKQLSELHEKVKQLELDSESRLNEAKAAEANAFALKRQSEDFLLEYDRMLEENQNLRSQLESIDRLLSHTDSKKSS; this comes from the exons ATGATCCAGCTGCTTTTCACGCTGCTCGCGTCGGAGGTGGCGGTGGTGTTCTTGCTGCTATTCAAGACGCCGTTCCGGAAGCTCGCTGTGTTGGGTCTTGATCGAGTGAAGCGTGGCCGTGGACCAGTTATGGCCAAGACCGTCGCTGGTACCATCTTCATCGTATTGGGTTCTAGTGTCTATAGTATGTCGAAGATCCGGGAGCGATCGTCGGAGATCGGATCTCTTACGCCTACCGATCAGGTCCTCATGAGCCGCCACCTCCTTGAAGCTTCTCTTATGG GATACTCCCTATTTCTTGCACTTATAATCGACCGGTTGCATCATTATATCAGAGAGCTAAGGGGACTGCGAAAGAACGTAGAGGCTGTGACAAAACAGAATCGGGcattagaagaagcaaaaaaCGGGAGTTCAGAGGAGagcaaagcaaaagaaaagcaaCTCTCGGAATTGCACGAGAAAGTAAAACAACTGGAACTCGACTCAGAATCAAGATTAAACGAGGCAAAGGCAGCAGAAGCAAATGCTTTTGCTTTGAAAAGGCAATCCGAAGATTTCCTTCTTGAGTACGACCGTATGCTGGAAGAAAATCAGAATCTTCGGAGCCAATTGGAATCAATCGACCGTCTTTTATCACATACTGATAGCAAGAAGAGCAGTTGA
- the LOC120281019 gene encoding mitogen-activated protein kinase kinase kinase 18-like has translation MSPPPLTPSPTIPQPPKWSSASSLESRHYSCYLSQSALLSFSTITICAKLAIIDKVHKGNADEAQLEAGARGAPSELRALAIATTSMAGLSLTARPALPPNLLNSRHVSPSPSFPSSIYIYIYIHTNTTLTSHHFQILKTLTMSWTRGPTIGHGATATVSLAAAAATPVTTSSSPSIFAVKSMDLSISSPLQREKDILSSLHSPHIVSYLGFDITADPSGSRSFFNLFMEYAPGGSLSDEIKRNGGKLDELSIRSRSREILLGLADLHDNRVVHCDIKSENIVIGVEGTAKIADLGCAKELGDDSDRRIRGTPAFMAPEVARGEAQGPEADVWAFGCTVIEMATGRSPWLIGSEIDPLAVLHKIAFSGETPAAPAWFSDEGKDFVSKCLMKCPNDRWSAEELLKHSFLASLKTSPEPNKWVSPKSILDLDVWESLADDDDDDDESPVESPVRFGDLFSGEFSPNWSWDENWIAVRNENISIEESNHSLTSSLETVNCDLDVISDGISEGDNEYLLACVNYDLDLIKDGVYSEVHFVLLCIIIIIIFIIIIIVTVIIKRNNVNLDVVKEGFWWVWITPSVTPISHRPILGSIITAYAFIYLFTFLTLLLACGLPYYLNFYIFKIL, from the exons ATGTCTCCTCCTCCTCTCACCCCGTCCCCCACCATTCCACAACCGCCAAAATGGTCATCGGCTTCTTCATTGGAATCACGGCATTATTCTTGCTATCTATCTCAATCAGCGCTTTTGAGTTTTTCCACTATCACCATATGTGCCAAGCTCGCCATAATCGACAAAGTTCATAAGGGGAATGCTgatg AAGCTCAGCTAGAAGCTGGTGCTAGAGGTGCACCATCCGAGCTTCGAGCTCTAGCCATTGCCACCACTAGCATGGCGGGTCTCAGTTTG ACGGCCAGGCCTGCCCTCCCCCCCAACCTCCTAAACTCTCGCCACGTGTCACCATCTCCTTCATTCCcttcctctatatatatatatatatatatacacactaacACCACTCTCACTTCACACCATTTCCAAATTCTCAAAACTCTCACAATGAGCTGGACTCGTGGCCCTACCATCGGCCACGGCGCCACCGCCACCGTCTCcctcgccgccgccgccgccactCCGGTCACCACCTCCTCCTCTCCATCTATCTTCGCTGTCAAATCCATGGATCTCTCCATCTCTTCCCCGTTGCAACGAGAGAAGGACATCCTCTCTAGCCTCCACTCACCTCACATCGTCTCCTACCTCGGCTTCGATATCACCGCGGATCCCTCCGGCTCCCGCAGCTTCTTCAACCTCTTCATGGAGTACGCCCCTGGCGGATCCCTCTCCGACGAGATCAAGCGCAACGGGGGAAAGCTCGATGAGCTCTCGATCCGCTCTCGCTCGCGCGAAATCCTTTTGGGGCTCGCTGATCTCCACGATAACAGAGTCGTGCATTGCGACATCAAATCCGAGAACATCGTCATCGGGGTTGAAGGAACCGCGAAGATCGCTGATCTTGGATGCGCTAAGGAGTTGGGAGACGATTCCGATCGGAGGATCCGAGGCACGCCGGCGTTCATGGCGCCGGAGGTCGCTCGCGGGGAGGCACAAGGGCCAGAGGCTGATGTTTGGGCATTTGGTTGCACGGTGATCGAGATGGCGACGGGGAGATCTCCATGGCTAATTGGATCAGAGATCGATCCTTTAGCCGTTCTTCATAAGATCGCCTTCTCCGGCGAGACGCCGGCTGCGCCGGCGTGGTTCTCCGATGAGGGTAAGGATTTCGTTTcaaagtgtttgatgaaatgccctAATGATCGTTGGTCGGCGGAGGAGCTCTTGAAGCACTCGTTCCTCGCTTCGTTGAAGACCTCGCCGGAGCCGAATAAGTGGGTTTCTCCGAAGAGTATTTTGGATCTTGACGTTTGGGAATCTCTCGCCGACgatgacgacgacgacgacgaatCTCCGGTGGAATCTCCGGTGAGATTCGGGGATCTTTTCAGCGGGGAATTCTCGCCGAATTGGAGTTGGGACGAGAACTGGATCGCAGTGAGAAACGAAAACATTTCAATTGAAGAAAGTAATCACTCGTTAACAAGTTCATTAGAGACTGTTAATTGTGATTTGGATGTGATTAGTGATGGGATTAGTGAAGGAGATAATGAGTACTTATTAGCATGTGTTAATTATgatttagatttaattaaagATGGTGTTTATAGTGAAGTgcattttgttttgctttgtataataataataattatatttattattattattattgttactgTTATTATTAAAAGGAATAATGTGAATTTGGATGTTGTAAAGGAAGGGTTTTGGTGGGTTTGGATAACGCCATCAGTGACTCCAATTTCACACCGGCCAATTCTTGGTAGCATCATCACAgcatatgcttttatttatttatttacttttcttaCTTTATTATTGGCCTGCGGCCTGCCATATTATttgaacttttatatttttaaaatattataa
- the LOC120280108 gene encoding uncharacterized protein LOC120280108 translates to MGGGSQTSFNDDSTASSLSSGDGASGDRYHRAYLDLLNAYESSADRASSLPRLKDALRSFKPGDWIEFVGGTARADYVVPETTTLLLVGPRASGKTSLVNRISRVFEDDDFLPDRAQVSYNPDISQGTFFLQEYMIPRNSKSFCIFDSRSLSMVPCENFKLLEKWMTHGVSHGEMVLRDSDDASTRKRMKTTAARFGVCQSRSVNFVIFVANALSVLKSMDENGREYLNLLIETFNHPFLSFRDSKPVVVVTHGDGLSLASRARVSAYLGEVLGIPPTKQIFDIPDTGDSVSELAMMDMLRYSLEHADRNLPLKFKTLVSLEGKKMLEWTVSRSQTIVDILSCICICILIFHLVLSFQAKRR, encoded by the exons ATGGGCGGCGGAAGCCAAACCAGCTTCAACGATGACTCCACTGCCTCCTCTCTCTCCTCCGGCGACGGCGCCTCCGGCGATAGGTATCATCGGGCTTATCTCGACCTCCTCAACGCCTATGAGTCCTCTGCTGACCGAGCCAGTTCCCTTCCACGCCTCAAGGACGCTCTTCGAAGCTTCAAACCGGGAGATTGGATTGAGTTCGTCGGCGGCACTGCTCGCGCCGATTACGTTGTCCCGGAGACCACCACTCTGCTTCTCGTCGGCCCGCGAGCCTCCGGGAAGACCTCTCTTGTGAATcgaatttctagggtttttgaggatGATGATTTCCTCCCCGATCGTGCTCAGGTTTCAT ATAACCCAGATATTTCTCAAGGGACGTTCTTCTTGCAAGAGTACATGATTCCTCGGAATTCGAAGTCTTTTTGTATCTTTGACTCTCGGAGTTTGTCAATGGTGCCATGTGAGAACTTCAAATTGCTGGAGAAGTGGATGACACATGGTGTGAGTCATGGTGAGATGGTCCTTAG AGACTCGGATGATGCGAGTACAAGGAAAAGGATGAAAACTACCGCTGCAAGATTTGGTGTTTGCCAAAGTAGATCTGTGAACTTTGTCATATTTGTTGCCAACGCTTTATCTGTTCTGAAATCCATGGATGAGAATGGCCGTGAATATCTGAACCTGCTGATAGAAACCTTCAACCATCCATTCTTATCCTTCAGAG ATAGCAAGCCTGTTGTTGTGGTGACTCATGGTGATGGGCTTTCTTTGGCTAGTCGCGCTCGCGTCTCTGCTTATCTGGGAGAGGTTTTGGGCATCCCACCAACTAAACAAATTTTTGACATTCCTG ACACTGGTGATTCTGTTTCTGAATTGGCCATGATGGACATGTTACGTTATTCGCTTGAGCATGCTGACAGAAACCTTCCTTTAAAATTCAAAACCCTTGTCTCACTAGAG GGCAAAAAGATGCTGGAATGGACAGTGAGCAGATCACAGACTATAGTTGACATATTAAGCTGCATATGCATCTGCATACTTATTTTCCACTTAGTACTGAGTTTTCAAGCaaaaagaagataa